The following proteins come from a genomic window of Bartonella apihabitans:
- a CDS encoding SDR family oxidoreductase produces MVKRNWVITGVSSGFGYEMVKQVLSCGDNVLGTVRKTQPVEELIDRYPDNFHVEIVDMRDRKAVKQLRQKAEELFSTIDVIVSNAGYGLFGAAEELSDEEIDDIIATNLTGSIDFIRAFLPVMRKRRHGRIIQISPYGGEVAFAGNSLYHATKWGIEGFCDSLSQEMAPFNIGVTIVEPGGARTEFRYKSAKIAKPIKAYDNTPAHAFQKMLDRKNGLAAGDPERMAARIIESVDITPAPLRMVLGSGALKTTIEVLEKRLEDFKGQEQLAASTDF; encoded by the coding sequence ATGGTCAAGCGCAACTGGGTGATAACCGGTGTCTCGAGCGGTTTCGGCTATGAAATGGTCAAACAGGTTTTAAGCTGCGGCGATAACGTATTGGGAACTGTGCGCAAAACTCAACCTGTCGAAGAGCTGATTGACCGCTATCCTGATAATTTTCATGTCGAAATTGTCGATATGAGAGACCGGAAAGCCGTGAAACAACTTAGGCAAAAAGCCGAAGAATTGTTTTCAACAATCGATGTGATTGTGAGCAACGCTGGATATGGATTGTTCGGTGCGGCCGAAGAATTGTCGGATGAAGAGATTGACGATATTATCGCAACCAACCTCACCGGTTCGATTGACTTTATCCGCGCCTTCTTGCCCGTTATGAGGAAAAGACGACATGGGCGTATTATCCAGATTTCCCCCTATGGGGGTGAAGTCGCTTTTGCCGGAAATTCGCTTTATCACGCGACAAAATGGGGCATAGAAGGATTTTGTGACTCGCTTTCACAAGAAATGGCGCCATTCAATATTGGCGTGACGATTGTCGAACCCGGTGGGGCAAGAACCGAATTCCGCTATAAAAGCGCAAAAATTGCAAAGCCGATAAAAGCTTATGACAACACGCCCGCCCATGCTTTTCAAAAAATGCTTGATCGGAAAAACGGCTTGGCTGCAGGGGATCCGGAGCGCATGGCTGCCCGCATTATCGAAAGTGTCGATATAACGCCGGCACCGTTACGCATGGTGCTCGGTTCAGGTGCTTTAAAAACCACCATCGAGGTTTTAGAAAAACGGCTTGAAGACTTTAAAGGGCAAGAACAACTTGCCGCTTCAACCGATTTTTAA
- a CDS encoding dihydrofolate reductase family protein — MRPFIICHMMTSIDGKIVEDHWTAPYDGTKNDEATISYYDLSNSFNCDAEMLGRVTVQRHFAKQEFNDPHPVRVIDPQPFIGKRQTKRLCIIVDRHGRIKYEGDKICDENIIVVLAKKISQAYLEHLRSLEISYVFAGEDGNDLVEAMEGLGHFFNIKRIVLQGGGTINGAFLKNRLIDELSVMIYPGIDGRKAAPSLFDWSPRTDNSATGEPVLVKANPAAGQSLELLEVKNAGQGVIALRYKIHDQKNREK, encoded by the coding sequence ATGCGCCCTTTTATAATTTGCCATATGATGACATCGATTGATGGAAAAATTGTGGAAGATCATTGGACTGCGCCTTATGACGGGACAAAAAATGATGAGGCGACCATTTCTTATTATGACCTTAGCAACAGTTTCAATTGCGACGCGGAAATGTTGGGGCGGGTTACCGTTCAAAGGCATTTTGCAAAACAGGAATTCAATGACCCTCATCCTGTAAGAGTGATTGACCCGCAACCTTTTATCGGTAAGCGTCAAACAAAACGGTTATGCATTATCGTGGATCGTCATGGGCGCATAAAATATGAAGGCGACAAAATTTGCGATGAAAACATCATTGTTGTTTTGGCTAAAAAAATTTCGCAAGCCTATCTGGAACATCTTCGTAGCTTGGAAATTTCCTATGTCTTTGCCGGTGAAGATGGAAATGATCTTGTAGAAGCCATGGAAGGTCTTGGGCATTTTTTCAATATAAAACGAATTGTTTTGCAAGGCGGTGGCACGATTAACGGAGCATTTCTGAAAAACAGGCTTATCGATGAATTGAGTGTGATGATCTATCCCGGTATTGACGGGCGCAAAGCTGCACCTTCCTTATTTGATTGGTCGCCTCGCACGGATAATAGTGCAACGGGAGAACCGGTTTTGGTGAAAGCAAATCCTGCCGCCGGACAGTCACTCGAATTGCTGGAGGTAAAAAATGCCGGTCAGGGTGTTATTGCGCTGCGCTATAAAATACACGACCAGAAAAATAGGGAAAAATAG
- a CDS encoding TonB-dependent copper receptor — MVLKPVIVTSAAMSSPVTVVTNPKDPRQPIPASDGADYLKTIPGFATIRNGGTNGDPVFRGQFGSRLNIVNDGSTIMGACPGRMDNPTSYISPESYDRLTVVKGPQTVRYGPTGSAATILFERDPQHFDKPTVKGDSSIVIGSNSRFESRLDGTVGARPGYVRIIGNKALSHDYHDGEGNSVPSKWDKWNGDMFLGLTPDENTLFELSGGGGDGEARYAGRAMDGSQFKRESLGAKFIKENINDKLTKIDAQFYYNYADHIMDNFRLRHLATSASPLPIGITSTGKTGTGHMGHMSAMGAMDMNHMMGSGGGNPMAGMGGMNGMGGMNGMDGMGGMGGTMDMSSMPMESRLDRRTMGGHFTTNWDFGDLSLVSGVDIQTNTHRKRKSRNMMSINGWDKDAFFFNYGLFSEATWSFAENQRLVFGGRLDRASAKDERNTSPTDGDKRDRTLPSGFLRYERDLDQIPLTTYIGLGHAERFPDYWELFSPKQSDANSLNAFDGIKPEKTTQLDFGAQYSGENSNIWASAYVGRIDDYILFDYSSGQSKASNVDATIMGGELGLSHMFFNVWKFDSSLAYSWGKNTTDNEALPQIPPLEGRLGLTYQKEKWSIGGLLRLVADQPRIAENKGNVVGKDFDKSAGFGVFSLNGSYKISKNVALTGGVDNLFNKDYFEHLNRDGDAGFGFPAHYQVREPGRTFWAKADFKF, encoded by the coding sequence ATGGTTCTCAAACCGGTTATCGTTACATCGGCTGCTATGTCTTCACCGGTCACTGTTGTTACCAATCCGAAAGACCCACGCCAACCTATTCCCGCTTCGGATGGTGCCGATTATCTTAAAACCATTCCCGGTTTTGCAACCATCCGCAATGGCGGCACCAATGGCGATCCCGTTTTTAGAGGCCAATTCGGCTCGCGTCTTAATATTGTCAATGACGGCAGCACGATTATGGGCGCCTGTCCGGGGCGGATGGATAATCCGACATCCTATATCTCGCCTGAAAGTTATGACCGGCTGACGGTTGTGAAGGGGCCTCAAACCGTGCGCTATGGCCCCACCGGTTCGGCGGCAACGATTTTGTTTGAACGCGACCCCCAGCATTTTGACAAACCGACTGTTAAAGGCGATTCCAGCATTGTCATCGGTTCCAATAGCCGTTTTGAATCCCGCCTTGATGGCACTGTCGGGGCACGCCCCGGCTATGTCCGGATTATCGGTAATAAAGCACTTTCCCATGATTACCATGATGGCGAAGGCAATAGTGTTCCCTCAAAATGGGATAAATGGAATGGCGATATGTTTTTGGGACTCACTCCGGACGAAAACACATTGTTCGAGCTTTCCGGCGGCGGTGGTGATGGTGAAGCCCGTTATGCAGGCCGCGCCATGGACGGCAGCCAATTCAAGCGGGAGTCGCTTGGTGCCAAATTCATCAAAGAAAATATCAATGACAAGCTTACCAAAATAGATGCGCAATTTTACTATAATTATGCCGACCACATTATGGATAATTTCCGTTTGCGCCACCTTGCGACCAGCGCTTCCCCGCTGCCAATCGGTATCACCAGCACAGGCAAAACGGGCACCGGTCATATGGGGCATATGTCGGCTATGGGGGCCATGGATATGAACCATATGATGGGAAGCGGAGGCGGAAATCCGATGGCCGGAATGGGTGGCATGAACGGCATGGGCGGCATGAATGGCATGGACGGCATGGGTGGTATGGGTGGCACGATGGATATGTCGTCCATGCCGATGGAATCGCGCCTTGACCGGCGCACCATGGGCGGCCACTTTACCACCAATTGGGATTTTGGCGATTTATCGCTCGTGAGCGGAGTTGATATTCAAACCAACACCCACCGCAAAAGAAAAAGCCGCAATATGATGAGCATTAACGGTTGGGATAAGGATGCGTTTTTTTTCAATTACGGACTGTTCAGCGAAGCCACATGGAGCTTTGCCGAAAATCAACGTCTTGTTTTTGGCGGCAGACTTGATCGGGCTTCTGCGAAGGATGAGCGAAACACAAGTCCGACAGATGGCGACAAGCGCGACAGAACATTGCCAAGCGGTTTTCTCCGTTATGAGCGCGACCTCGATCAAATACCGCTTACAACCTATATCGGGCTTGGACATGCCGAGCGTTTCCCCGATTATTGGGAACTGTTTTCCCCCAAACAATCCGACGCTAACTCACTCAATGCATTTGACGGCATAAAGCCCGAAAAAACCACCCAGCTTGATTTCGGTGCGCAATATAGCGGGGAAAACAGCAATATCTGGGCATCCGCTTATGTCGGCCGGATTGATGACTATATTCTCTTCGACTATTCAAGCGGGCAGTCAAAAGCATCGAATGTCGATGCCACCATTATGGGGGGAGAATTGGGGCTTTCCCATATGTTCTTCAATGTCTGGAAGTTTGATTCAAGCCTTGCCTATTCGTGGGGGAAAAACACCACAGACAACGAGGCTTTGCCGCAAATTCCTCCTTTGGAGGGAAGGCTTGGCCTCACCTATCAAAAAGAAAAATGGAGCATTGGCGGCCTTTTAAGGCTCGTTGCCGATCAACCGCGCATTGCCGAAAACAAAGGAAATGTCGTGGGAAAAGACTTTGATAAAAGTGCGGGCTTCGGTGTTTTTTCTTTAAATGGCAGCTACAAGATTTCAAAAAATGTGGCTTTGACCGGCGGGGTCGATAATCTCTTTAACAAGGATTATTTTGAACATCTTAACCGCGATGGCGACGCCGGTTTCGGCTTTCCCGCCCATTATCAAGTGCGAGAACCGGGGCGCACCTTCTGGGCAAAAGCCGATTTCAAGTTCTGA